In Rhododendron vialii isolate Sample 1 chromosome 9a, ASM3025357v1, the following are encoded in one genomic region:
- the LOC131301275 gene encoding protein decapping 5 isoform X1, translated as MAAEASRSSSSSADSYVGSLISLTSKSEMRYEGVLYNINTDESSIGLQNVRSFGTEGRKKDGPQVPPSDKVYEYILFRGSDIKDLQVKSNPPVQTSPPINNDPAIIQSHYSRPASTSTSYPSAVTGSLTDLSSHTPQLAHPGSSFQGGLPLYQPGGNLGSWGPSPTPPGANGSGLPMPMYWQGFYGPPNGLPQLHQQSLLRPPHGLSMPPSMQPPMQYSGFNSSLQPGTSNLPGSNLPEYPSPLFTANPSTNLLNLASTSLPPSTLSSALPPAPSSTLAPETLPISTQSKVPIVAPPTTTLSTNLPALSTLIASAPETNAVLLPISNKPNATSGPTFPYQALSQPMSSIILGSSGSSQTGTPTRSLVTPGQLLQSGLTAVSSSQSSPTTQKDVEVVQVSSSSEVSAPVPTEAQPPLLPLPQTSRGGQKGSSSHFNGASFQSRQGPQGYYRGRERGRGPTSSRSVTRFAEDFDFMAMNEKFKKDEVWGHLGKSNRSHLKNIEGDGIGSDEDDYQDEENAESPKCETKPIYNKDDFFDTLSCNALDQASNNGRTRFSEQMKIDTETFGEFSRYRGGRGGRWPGRGGGRSRGNYYGRGYGYMGRGRGRGMSTRA; from the exons ATGGCGGCAGAGGCCTCTAGATCTTCTAGTTCATCGGCCGATTCGTACGTCGGGAGTTTGATTAGCTTGACATCCAAGAGTGAAATGCGGTACGAGGGCGTTTTGTACAACATCAACACTGACGAGTCCAGTATTGGATTGCAAAACG TGAGATCATTTGGAACGGAAGGACGAAAGAAAGATGGTCCACAAGTTCCTCCTAGTGACAAGGTTTACGAGTACATACTGTTCCGCGGAAGTGATATCAAG GATCTACAGGTTAAATCTAATCCTCCTGTTCAAACTTCCCCACCCATAAACAATGATCCAGCAATTATTCAG TCTCACTATTCTCGACCTGCTTCTACATCTACTAGCTACCCTTCTGCAGTTACTGGGTCTTTGACAGATCTTAGCTCCCATACTCCACAGCTGGCACATCCAGGGTCAAGTTTCCAAGGTGGTTTGCCTTTGTATCAACCTGGGGGGAATCTAGGGTCCTGGGGACCATCACCCACTCCTCCTGGTGCTAATGGCAGTGGATTACCTATGCCAATGTATTGGCAAGGGTTTTATGGGCCTCCAAATGGGCTACCTCAGTTGCACCAGCAATCTTTGCTTCGGCCGCCACATGGACTATCAATGCCTCCTTCGATGCAGCCACCAATGCAGTATTCTGGATTCAATTCCTCCTTGCAACCTGGAACATCTAACCTACCAGGTTCAAATTTACCAGAATATCCCTCACCTCTGTTTACTGCTAATCCCAGTACCAATTTGCTTAACTTGGCATCTACATCATTGCCACCTTCAACTCTGTCATCTGCCCTGCCTCCAGCGCCATCTAGTACTCTAGCTCCTGAAACATTACCTATTTCCACCCAAAGCAAGGTTCCTATTGTGGCCCCGCCTACAACAACACTGAGTACTAATTTGCCTGCACTTTCTACTTTGATTGCATCAGCTCCAGAAACAAACGCTGTTTTACTGCCAATTTCTAACAAGCCCAATGCCACTTCTGGTCCAACTTTTCCATATCAGGCCCTCTCTCAACCCATGTCCTCTATTATTCTAGGGAGTTCCGGTTCAAGTCAGACAGGAACACCAACACGTTCACTTGTTACCCCTGGTCAGTTGTTGCAGTCTGGACTGACTGCAGTTTCATCATCTCAGTCTTCACCAACAACGCAGAAGGATGTGGAGGTTGTTCAAGTGTCTTCATCATCTGAAGTGTCAGCACCGGTCCCGACAGAAGCTCAACCACCATTATTGCCATTGCCTCAAACTTCACGTGGTGGCCAAAAGGGGTCCTCATCCCAT TTCAATGGAGCTTCCTTTCAAAGTCGTCAGGGGCCTCAGGGCTACTACCGAGGGCGTGAAAGGGGAAGAGGACCCACG AGTTCACGGTCAGTGACCAGATTTGCTGAGGATTTTGATTTTATGGCAATGAACGAGAAATTCAAAAAGGATGAAGTATGGGGTCATCTTGGCAAAAGTAACAGATCCCATCTGAAGAACATAGAAGGAGATGGGATTGGCAGCGATGAAGATGATTATCAAGACGAAGAGAATGCCGAATCACCGAAATGCGAGACTAAA CCCATTTACAATAAGGATGACTTTTTTGATACTCTATCCTGCAATGCACTTGATCAAGCATCGAATAATGGGAGAACTAGGTTTTCTGAGCAAATGAAGATAGACACTGAG ACATTTGGTGAGTTTTCAAGATATCGAGGCGGCCGAGGTGGGAGGTGGCCTGGCCGTGGTGGTGGTCGTTCTCGAGGCAATTATTATGGAAGGGGTTATGGCTATATGGGGAGGGGACGTGGTCGAGGCATGTCCACTCGCGCTTGA
- the LOC131301408 gene encoding clavaminate synthase-like protein At3g21360 — protein MPTTLSSVFLPLLSRYATPTPALGALEPKIILKNSRSLHPVSPMYHSISLPVPLRGPLPLFSTLVPNFTIEGESTEIMEFTCEDFKVGKCKGQKLVDGVIMPLVLQPPEESKNSTNDMPSLLLALEKNNDWFKQMIIKNGAVLLRGFNLRNAEDFNDVVQTFRWDHVPYIGPALRTSVFKQIWTANEGPLSETIAFHHEMVLMKPYPEYVMFFCEVPPPEGGETPIGPSCRVAERMMEEFPEAVKEMEEKGLKYTFRVPPQTEALTFIGRSWPEFLGSPDPAEAVKKAKANADIDVEWLPDGSAHLTLAPRPLTMVFEGRKGRKVWFNLIHLMYKKEVASVTMMDGTEIPEKIVRRIEEIIEEESIQFRWEKGDVLFLDNLAVYHGRRPSLPPRKVLVATCKVASV, from the exons ATGCCTACCACTTTGTCTTCAGTTTTTCTCCCGCTTCTCAGCCGCTACGCGACTCCTACGCCCGCTTTAGGTGCCCTGGAGCCTAAAATAATTCTAAAGAATTCACGGTCTCTACACCCGGTTTCCCCTATGTATCATTCGATATCTCTGCCAGTACCGTTACGAGGTCCGCTCCCGCTATTTAGTACCTTGGTTCCAAACTTCACGATCGAGGGAGAGTCGACAGAGATCATGGAGTTCACTTGCGAAGATTTCAAGGTGGGAAAATGCAAAGGACAGAAGTTGGTGGATGGGGTAATCATGCCACTGGTGCTGCAGCCACCGGAGGAGTCAAAGAACAGTACTAATGATATGCCGTCCCTCCTCCTGGCACTTGAGAAAAATAACGACTGGTTTAAGCAAATGATCATAAAAAACGGCGCCGTTCTGCTCCGAGGATTTAACTTGAGGAACGCCGAGGATTTCAATGACGTCGTGCAAACCTTCCGATGGGATCATGTCCCTTACATAGGACCGGCGCTTAGGACGAGtgttttcaaacaaatttgGACGGCCAATGAGGGGCCCCTATCTGAGACCATTGCTTTCCATCATGAGATGGTTCTG ATGAAGCCGTACCCCGAATACGTGATGTTTTTCTGTGAGGTACCACCGCCAGAAGGTGGTGAGACGCCAATAGGGCCAAGCTGTCGAGTGGCGGAGCGGATGATGGAGGAATTTCCAGAAGCAGTGAAAGAAATGGAGGAGAAAGGACTGAAATACACATTCAGAGTCCCCCCTCAGACCGAAGCGTTGACTTTTATTGGAAGAAGTTGGCCGGAGTTTTTGGGAAGTCCTGACCCTGCAGAGGCTGTGAAAAA GGCTAAGGCTAATGCAGATATAGACGTGGAGTGGCTACCGGACGGAAGCGCACACTTGACTCTGGCCCCGCGGCCTTTAACGATGGTGTTCGAgggaagaaagggaagaaaggTGTGGTTCAACTTGATCCACTTAATGTACAAAAAGGAAGTCGCCTCAGTGACGATGATGGATGGAACAGAGATACCGGAGAAAATAGTGAGAAGGATCGAAGAGATAATTGAAGAAGAGAGCATACAGTTCAGGTGGGAGAAGGGTGATGTTCTCTTCTTGGACAACTTGGCTGTGTACCATGGAAGAAGGCCCTCTCTTCCTCCTAGAAAAGTCCTTGTTGCTACTTGCAAAGTAGCTTCTGTATGA
- the LOC131301275 gene encoding protein decapping 5 isoform X2, with translation MAAEASRSSSSSADSYVGSLISLTSKSEMRYEGVLYNINTDESSIGLQNVRSFGTEGRKKDGPQVPPSDKVYEYILFRGSDIKDLQVKSNPPVQTSPPINNDPAIIQSHYSRPASTSTSYPSAVTGSLTDLSSHTPQLAHPGSSFQGGLPLYQPGGNLGSWGPSPTPPGANGSGLPMPMYWQGFYGPPNGLPQLHQQSLLRPPHGLSMPPSMQPPMQYSGFNSSLQPGTSNLPGSNLPEYPSPLFTANPSTNLLNLASTSLPPSTLSSALPPAPSSTLAPETLPISTQSKVPIVAPPTTTLSTNLPALSTLIASAPETNAVLLPISNKPNATSGPTFPYQALSQPMSSIILGSSGSSQTGTPTRSLVTPGQLLQSGLTAVSSSQSSPTTQKDVEVVQVSSSSEVSAPVPTEAQPPLLPLPQTSRGGQKGSSSHSSRSVTRFAEDFDFMAMNEKFKKDEVWGHLGKSNRSHLKNIEGDGIGSDEDDYQDEENAESPKCETKPIYNKDDFFDTLSCNALDQASNNGRTRFSEQMKIDTETFGEFSRYRGGRGGRWPGRGGGRSRGNYYGRGYGYMGRGRGRGMSTRA, from the exons ATGGCGGCAGAGGCCTCTAGATCTTCTAGTTCATCGGCCGATTCGTACGTCGGGAGTTTGATTAGCTTGACATCCAAGAGTGAAATGCGGTACGAGGGCGTTTTGTACAACATCAACACTGACGAGTCCAGTATTGGATTGCAAAACG TGAGATCATTTGGAACGGAAGGACGAAAGAAAGATGGTCCACAAGTTCCTCCTAGTGACAAGGTTTACGAGTACATACTGTTCCGCGGAAGTGATATCAAG GATCTACAGGTTAAATCTAATCCTCCTGTTCAAACTTCCCCACCCATAAACAATGATCCAGCAATTATTCAG TCTCACTATTCTCGACCTGCTTCTACATCTACTAGCTACCCTTCTGCAGTTACTGGGTCTTTGACAGATCTTAGCTCCCATACTCCACAGCTGGCACATCCAGGGTCAAGTTTCCAAGGTGGTTTGCCTTTGTATCAACCTGGGGGGAATCTAGGGTCCTGGGGACCATCACCCACTCCTCCTGGTGCTAATGGCAGTGGATTACCTATGCCAATGTATTGGCAAGGGTTTTATGGGCCTCCAAATGGGCTACCTCAGTTGCACCAGCAATCTTTGCTTCGGCCGCCACATGGACTATCAATGCCTCCTTCGATGCAGCCACCAATGCAGTATTCTGGATTCAATTCCTCCTTGCAACCTGGAACATCTAACCTACCAGGTTCAAATTTACCAGAATATCCCTCACCTCTGTTTACTGCTAATCCCAGTACCAATTTGCTTAACTTGGCATCTACATCATTGCCACCTTCAACTCTGTCATCTGCCCTGCCTCCAGCGCCATCTAGTACTCTAGCTCCTGAAACATTACCTATTTCCACCCAAAGCAAGGTTCCTATTGTGGCCCCGCCTACAACAACACTGAGTACTAATTTGCCTGCACTTTCTACTTTGATTGCATCAGCTCCAGAAACAAACGCTGTTTTACTGCCAATTTCTAACAAGCCCAATGCCACTTCTGGTCCAACTTTTCCATATCAGGCCCTCTCTCAACCCATGTCCTCTATTATTCTAGGGAGTTCCGGTTCAAGTCAGACAGGAACACCAACACGTTCACTTGTTACCCCTGGTCAGTTGTTGCAGTCTGGACTGACTGCAGTTTCATCATCTCAGTCTTCACCAACAACGCAGAAGGATGTGGAGGTTGTTCAAGTGTCTTCATCATCTGAAGTGTCAGCACCGGTCCCGACAGAAGCTCAACCACCATTATTGCCATTGCCTCAAACTTCACGTGGTGGCCAAAAGGGGTCCTCATCCCAT AGTTCACGGTCAGTGACCAGATTTGCTGAGGATTTTGATTTTATGGCAATGAACGAGAAATTCAAAAAGGATGAAGTATGGGGTCATCTTGGCAAAAGTAACAGATCCCATCTGAAGAACATAGAAGGAGATGGGATTGGCAGCGATGAAGATGATTATCAAGACGAAGAGAATGCCGAATCACCGAAATGCGAGACTAAA CCCATTTACAATAAGGATGACTTTTTTGATACTCTATCCTGCAATGCACTTGATCAAGCATCGAATAATGGGAGAACTAGGTTTTCTGAGCAAATGAAGATAGACACTGAG ACATTTGGTGAGTTTTCAAGATATCGAGGCGGCCGAGGTGGGAGGTGGCCTGGCCGTGGTGGTGGTCGTTCTCGAGGCAATTATTATGGAAGGGGTTATGGCTATATGGGGAGGGGACGTGGTCGAGGCATGTCCACTCGCGCTTGA